Proteins encoded in a region of the Balneola sp. genome:
- a CDS encoding AraC family transcriptional regulator, with protein MLKEITHFPGKTLIGLRSDTSLSNYAAPKLWPQFMPRRKEIPNLVSEDNFSVQLYNGIYSFKSFTPFIEFEYWAAVEVSDVDHIPAGMEVLEIPEGLYAIFIHKGPVTEFVQTLRFIHEQWLPTSGFEIDHRPHFEVLGKKYLGTQHPDSEEEVWVPIRAIS; from the coding sequence ATGCTAAAAGAGATAACTCATTTTCCTGGAAAAACTTTAATCGGCCTTAGATCTGATACTTCTTTATCCAATTACGCAGCACCAAAGCTTTGGCCTCAATTCATGCCTAGAAGAAAGGAAATTCCGAACCTGGTATCAGAAGACAATTTTTCAGTTCAACTTTATAATGGTATTTACTCTTTTAAAAGCTTTACTCCCTTCATTGAGTTTGAGTATTGGGCGGCAGTAGAAGTTTCTGATGTTGATCATATCCCAGCGGGTATGGAGGTATTAGAAATTCCAGAAGGCTTGTACGCCATTTTTATCCATAAAGGTCCGGTAACTGAGTTTGTTCAAACACTTAGATTTATTCATGAACAATGGCTTCCGACTTCTGGATTTGAAATTGATCATCGCCCTCACTTTGAAGTGCTTGGAAAAAAATATTTAGGAACTCAACATCCCGATTCTGAAGAAGAAGTTTGGGTGCCCATAAGAGCCATTTCTTAG
- a CDS encoding 30S ribosomal protein S12 has protein sequence MPTIQQLIRKGRKSKVRKTTAPAMQNCPQKRGVCTRVYTTTPKKPNSALRKVARVRLTNGIEVTAYIPGEGHNLQEHSIVLIRGGRVKDLPGVRYHIIRGTLDTAGVEGRTQSRSLYGTKRPKG, from the coding sequence GTGCCAACTATACAACAACTTATTAGAAAAGGTAGAAAAAGTAAGGTTCGGAAAACAACCGCTCCGGCAATGCAGAATTGTCCGCAGAAGCGTGGTGTTTGTACCCGGGTTTACACTACCACTCCGAAGAAGCCGAACTCAGCACTTCGTAAAGTAGCTCGTGTTCGTTTAACAAATGGAATTGAAGTTACCGCCTATATCCCTGGTGAGGGCCACAACCTGCAAGAGCATAGTATTGTTCTTATTCGTGGAGGAAGGGTAAAGGATTTACCGGGTGTTCGATACCACATCATTCGTGGTACACTTGATACTGCTGGTGTTGAGGGTAGAACACAGAGCCGAAGTTTATACGGTACTAAACGACCTAAAGGGTAA
- a CDS encoding DNA-binding response regulator: MIDIRVLILEDEMVIARDLQKILKRIGITEILIVNEPDEMVDQSRSFLPHLMLCDINLEEDKVDGITLCQKIIRSVSTNIIFITANANDNYLVRAQEVKPLNYLLKPFDEEQVATTIALALSKPEVQQSGHLKKDYEQLLTESEYNILTLISENKTTTEIASQLFISPKTVENHRRNISQKLNLEAKKNTLLSWAIQHKDEI, translated from the coding sequence ATGATTGACATCCGCGTGCTCATATTAGAGGATGAAATGGTGATAGCCCGCGATCTTCAAAAGATTCTAAAACGAATTGGAATTACAGAGATTCTGATTGTGAATGAACCGGATGAGATGGTTGATCAATCTCGTTCCTTTTTACCCCACCTGATGTTATGCGATATCAACTTAGAGGAAGATAAAGTAGATGGTATCACTCTTTGCCAAAAAATAATCCGGTCCGTTAGCACCAATATTATTTTCATCACTGCCAATGCAAATGACAACTACTTGGTAAGAGCACAAGAGGTAAAACCACTCAATTATTTACTTAAACCTTTTGATGAGGAACAAGTAGCTACCACTATCGCACTAGCACTTTCAAAACCTGAAGTACAACAGTCTGGGCATTTAAAAAAGGATTACGAGCAATTACTCACTGAAAGTGAATACAACATTCTAACGCTGATTTCAGAAAATAAAACCACTACTGAAATTGCTTCCCAATTATTTATATCTCCTAAAACGGTGGAGAATCATCGTAGGAATATCTCCCAAAAACTCAATTTGGAAGCCAAGAAAAACACCCTACTCTCCTGGGCTATTCAGCATAAAGATGAAATCTAG
- a CDS encoding carboxypeptidase-like regulatory domain-containing protein: MLNSCKIFLLFLIVIIACDVVNAQSNVLRGKILDSDTGESLPGTHIFINKTTIGTISDKDGNYALPGIPNGEQTIVFSFIGFKEHAVKIEFPVDENQTFNVSLKPKDFELGQIQVRASNKEWKRNLELFKKHFFGYTNNSSKMEILNPEVLDFENSGSELIANGEAPLKILNKALGYEITYYLNESVSSNDSFNASFYVKFEEMKADSEQEHQAWLRERKRSYEGSFVHFLNALDNNSYEEEGFEIFAAKKESLNNFEGHHDYSDKAFTKEIIKQEFSTFPKNSKWIELFVPKKYDYIKVVYINEEIGYLLKSKIRMSGNYDQISWIEIPNQTAVVNKFIGSYSEPGKYTLHGFWGWTHRIPELLPDNYNIR; the protein is encoded by the coding sequence ATGCTGAATTCCTGTAAAATTTTCTTGCTCTTCCTGATCGTCATAATTGCGTGTGATGTTGTAAATGCTCAGAGTAATGTTCTTCGAGGAAAGATACTCGATTCCGACACGGGAGAATCTTTACCTGGAACACATATTTTTATTAATAAAACTACAATAGGCACCATATCGGATAAGGATGGCAACTATGCACTACCAGGAATCCCAAATGGGGAACAAACAATCGTCTTCTCTTTTATAGGGTTTAAAGAACATGCAGTTAAAATTGAATTCCCTGTAGATGAAAACCAGACCTTTAATGTGAGCCTTAAACCAAAAGATTTTGAGCTGGGTCAAATTCAGGTTCGCGCGAGCAATAAGGAATGGAAACGAAATCTGGAACTTTTTAAGAAGCACTTCTTTGGATACACTAATAACTCATCCAAGATGGAGATTCTCAATCCTGAAGTATTAGATTTCGAAAACTCCGGTTCTGAATTGATAGCGAACGGCGAAGCACCTTTAAAAATACTTAACAAGGCTCTTGGATATGAAATCACATACTACCTGAATGAGAGTGTTTCTTCTAATGATAGTTTTAATGCCAGTTTTTATGTGAAGTTCGAAGAAATGAAAGCCGATTCAGAACAAGAACATCAAGCATGGCTAAGGGAAAGAAAAAGGAGTTATGAAGGCTCTTTTGTTCACTTCTTAAATGCTTTAGACAATAATTCTTATGAAGAAGAGGGGTTTGAGATTTTTGCTGCAAAGAAAGAAAGTTTGAATAATTTTGAAGGGCATCATGATTACAGTGATAAAGCCTTTACTAAAGAAATCATAAAACAAGAATTCAGTACGTTTCCAAAAAACAGCAAATGGATCGAGCTTTTCGTACCAAAAAAATATGACTATATAAAGGTGGTATATATAAACGAAGAGATAGGGTATTTACTAAAAAGTAAGATTCGCATGAGCGGTAACTATGACCAGATATCCTGGATTGAAATACCCAACCAAACCGCCGTGGTTAATAAGTTTATTGGTAGCTATTCTGAGCCCGGGAAATATACCTTACATGGATTCTGGGGTTGGACACATCGAATTCCTGAGCTACTCCCCGACAACTACAATATCAGATAA
- the recG gene encoding ATP-dependent DNA helicase RecG — translation MNLSTLPGLSTKRLEALSKSGIRSAADLLYYFPYRYLDRTNVQPIKQLRGANEEVTVTGKITSIEEVGFGRKKRLEISIYDRTGVVKGVWFRGASYFKKAFKEGEVVAFFGQAKRYGKTITMAHPEVDKLAEEGDLEAFSKIVPIYPGNKELSKARITSVLIRKWIQSMLSETTLNEFLPQSMLKEMNHPLRKEAFQMIHFPNSHSDHKKALDRFKFEELFLFELSMEKIHHTIKERERGHVLSNLGNYTSTYFKELLPFDLTDGQKSALADIKKDVRSGRQMNRLIQGDVGAGKTIVAIGALLMALDNGYQATFIAPTEILAEQHFQTLSSQLKDLDINIRLLVGGQKTALRRDVLTDIERGSCQIVVGTHAVIQKEVKFHKLGLAVIDEQHRFGVKQRAELLNKGEHPHILVMSATPIPRSLAMTVYADLDISIIKGLPSGRKPVRTAIRGEKKRENVYSFVKSEVDTGGQVYVIYPLIEESEALDLKDATAGYEKLKARFADFNVGLLHGQMSSDEKDEVMKSFIANKLQILVSTTVIEVGVDVPNASVMIIEHAERFGLSQLHQLRGRIGRGERQSYCILMPDVKVSKAGAFRLKTMEETNDGFKIAEADLKLRGPGDFLGTKQSGLPDFKVADIVGDQFILAQAKEKARDLIEQDSELTHPDHQPLKKIFEPYFAEKASFYGMG, via the coding sequence TTGAATCTTTCAACTTTACCCGGTTTATCAACAAAAAGGCTCGAGGCTTTATCTAAGTCGGGCATTAGGTCCGCCGCTGATTTATTGTATTATTTCCCGTACCGCTATTTAGACCGGACGAATGTGCAGCCAATCAAGCAACTAAGAGGAGCAAATGAAGAGGTTACCGTTACCGGGAAAATCACTTCTATAGAAGAAGTTGGGTTTGGCAGAAAGAAGCGACTCGAGATTTCTATTTATGACCGAACAGGAGTTGTTAAAGGGGTTTGGTTCAGAGGGGCTTCTTATTTCAAAAAGGCATTTAAGGAAGGAGAGGTTGTAGCTTTTTTTGGACAAGCAAAGAGATATGGTAAAACTATCACCATGGCTCATCCCGAAGTTGACAAATTAGCTGAGGAAGGAGACCTGGAGGCTTTTTCCAAAATTGTTCCCATTTATCCGGGAAATAAAGAACTAAGCAAAGCACGTATTACCAGTGTACTCATTAGAAAATGGATCCAGTCCATGTTAAGCGAAACTACTTTGAATGAGTTTTTACCGCAAAGTATGCTTAAGGAGATGAACCACCCCCTTCGTAAAGAAGCCTTTCAAATGATCCATTTCCCGAATAGCCATTCGGATCATAAAAAAGCCCTTGATCGGTTTAAGTTTGAAGAGCTCTTTCTTTTTGAATTGAGTATGGAGAAAATCCATCACACTATAAAAGAAAGAGAACGAGGTCATGTATTGAGCAATCTTGGAAATTATACCTCTACTTATTTTAAAGAGCTACTCCCTTTCGATTTAACAGATGGTCAGAAATCTGCCCTGGCTGATATCAAAAAAGATGTACGATCAGGGAGGCAGATGAACAGGCTTATCCAGGGAGATGTAGGCGCCGGTAAAACAATTGTTGCCATTGGGGCATTATTGATGGCATTGGATAATGGCTATCAGGCAACGTTCATAGCTCCTACTGAAATTTTGGCCGAACAACATTTCCAGACTTTATCAAGCCAGTTAAAAGATTTGGATATTAATATTCGATTATTGGTAGGAGGTCAAAAGACCGCATTACGCCGAGATGTACTTACGGATATTGAAAGAGGAAGCTGCCAAATTGTAGTTGGTACCCATGCGGTTATCCAGAAAGAAGTAAAGTTTCACAAGCTTGGTTTGGCTGTGATAGATGAGCAACACCGATTTGGAGTAAAGCAACGGGCAGAGCTATTAAATAAAGGAGAGCATCCTCATATATTAGTAATGAGTGCCACTCCCATACCGCGATCATTGGCAATGACGGTGTATGCCGATCTGGATATCTCTATTATAAAAGGACTCCCATCGGGCAGAAAACCAGTTAGGACTGCTATTCGTGGAGAGAAGAAAAGAGAAAATGTCTATTCCTTTGTGAAATCAGAAGTTGATACAGGCGGACAGGTATATGTCATCTATCCATTGATTGAAGAATCCGAAGCACTAGATTTAAAAGATGCGACTGCGGGATATGAAAAACTGAAAGCAAGGTTTGCTGATTTCAACGTGGGGCTTTTGCATGGGCAAATGAGTTCGGATGAAAAAGATGAGGTCATGAAATCATTTATCGCTAACAAACTTCAGATTTTGGTTTCAACCACTGTGATTGAAGTAGGGGTTGATGTACCTAATGCTTCTGTAATGATTATAGAACATGCTGAACGTTTTGGGCTTTCTCAGCTTCATCAATTGAGAGGAAGGATTGGCCGGGGTGAGCGGCAAAGTTATTGTATACTCATGCCAGATGTGAAAGTGAGCAAAGCAGGTGCCTTCCGACTCAAAACCATGGAAGAAACCAATGATGGTTTTAAAATTGCGGAAGCAGACCTAAAGCTTCGAGGTCCGGGTGATTTTCTTGGAACCAAACAAAGTGGCTTACCTGATTTTAAAGTAGCTGATATAGTGGGCGATCAATTCATCCTTGCCCAGGCTAAAGAAAAAGCTAGAGATCTTATAGAACAAGATTCCGAACTAACCCACCCTGACCATCAACCTCTCAAAAAAATATTCGAACCTTATTTTGCTGAAAAGGCTTCTTTTTATGGAATGGGATAA
- a CDS encoding DUF3541 domain-containing protein, which produces MNITKYIGLITLLVLSLSQEQSFAFQHEEVSVEYNFAEDAAIIRDNYERNADKLSRFKTGHMGLRFYRHYGDEKYIPLFLEGIELANQSLNTIYKRGLDAETIKKYSEESNRKYYSTSTTRKRLRSQTLSDFPEYRFYATKLLRHVARLDEIGLRHEHHDEFIEALKSYDFKRVFTNYRMIKAWGAQLANQVYWLKQLGIADYTQIFQEAVNRVYPEEMDGRLSKQQFENKLYTLTHIVIAASGYYQVDVAYEDFPEITDYFRRNTLSILERAKEDVVIEVGISLLLIGNDYPEIDVIRRHISNKINREKRMIPSPSGKTDFALGEHRNIIGVLLLDWQGTYQRPQVQDLGMWQSNIPKTLNAYRLQSLGELQQ; this is translated from the coding sequence ATGAACATAACAAAATATATCGGCCTGATAACCTTATTAGTATTGAGCCTTAGTCAGGAACAGAGCTTTGCTTTCCAGCATGAGGAGGTATCTGTTGAATATAACTTTGCAGAAGACGCAGCCATCATCAGGGACAATTACGAAAGGAATGCTGACAAATTATCCCGTTTCAAAACCGGGCATATGGGACTCAGATTTTACCGCCACTATGGGGACGAAAAATACATTCCTCTTTTCCTGGAGGGGATAGAATTGGCAAATCAAAGTTTAAATACCATTTATAAAAGGGGGCTGGATGCAGAGACCATCAAAAAATACAGTGAAGAAAGTAATCGAAAATATTACAGCACTTCTACTACAAGGAAAAGGCTTCGAAGTCAAACACTAAGCGATTTCCCGGAATATCGATTTTATGCTACCAAGCTATTGCGCCATGTAGCTAGACTTGATGAGATTGGATTAAGGCATGAACACCATGATGAATTCATAGAAGCCTTGAAATCCTATGATTTTAAGAGGGTGTTTACCAACTATCGAATGATAAAAGCATGGGGAGCACAACTTGCAAACCAGGTTTATTGGCTAAAGCAACTCGGTATAGCAGATTACACACAGATTTTTCAAGAAGCGGTGAATCGGGTCTATCCTGAGGAAATGGATGGAAGGCTCAGCAAGCAGCAATTCGAAAACAAGCTCTACACGTTGACTCATATAGTTATAGCAGCTTCAGGATATTATCAAGTAGATGTGGCCTATGAAGATTTTCCCGAGATTACAGATTACTTCAGGAGAAATACCCTTTCCATTTTAGAAAGAGCAAAAGAGGATGTGGTCATTGAAGTAGGTATATCCTTATTACTTATAGGTAATGATTATCCGGAGATTGATGTGATTCGCCGCCACATAAGTAACAAAATTAATCGCGAGAAACGGATGATTCCATCTCCGTCTGGTAAAACAGATTTCGCCCTTGGGGAGCATCGAAATATAATAGGAGTACTACTGCTGGATTGGCAGGGAACCTACCAGCGCCCGCAAGTACAGGATTTGGGAATGTGGCAATCGAATATTCCGAAGACATTAAATGCTTATCGACTCCAAAGCCTTGGAGAATTGCAGCAATGA
- a CDS encoding 30S ribosomal protein S7: MRRRKAEKRDVQPDPIFSDKMITRFVNNLMKDGKKNVARKIVYQAFELIEERTGETGIDVFRSALQNSTPVVEVKSRRVGGATYQVPVEVRQERGTALGMRWLIKAARSRNDKSMSLRLSRELIDASKNEGGAVRKKDETHRMAEANKAFAHFRF; this comes from the coding sequence ATGCGTAGAAGAAAAGCAGAAAAAAGAGACGTGCAACCAGATCCGATTTTTTCGGACAAAATGATTACCCGTTTTGTGAACAACCTGATGAAAGACGGGAAGAAAAATGTTGCTCGTAAAATTGTTTATCAGGCATTCGAACTGATCGAAGAAAGAACAGGAGAAACAGGTATTGATGTTTTCCGTTCTGCACTTCAGAATTCAACTCCAGTAGTTGAGGTTAAGTCTCGCCGAGTTGGTGGGGCTACTTACCAGGTGCCTGTTGAAGTGAGACAAGAGCGTGGTACTGCCTTAGGAATGAGGTGGTTAATCAAAGCGGCGCGATCAAGAAATGATAAATCAATGTCGCTTCGTCTTTCCAGAGAGCTTATCGATGCTTCTAAGAATGAAGGTGGAGCTGTTCGTAAGAAAGATGAGACTCACCGTATGGCTGAGGCAAACAAAGCATTCGCACATTTTAGATTTTAA
- a CDS encoding LuxR family transcriptional regulator, with amino-acid sequence MTNHTKLSKTQMQVLERIANGFSTSEIAEQLGSKPKTIENHRYSIAKKLRISGKNCVLKYAIEHKSELQPD; translated from the coding sequence ATGACTAATCATACAAAATTAAGCAAAACTCAGATGCAGGTATTAGAACGGATTGCGAATGGTTTTTCCACATCAGAAATAGCCGAGCAACTAGGTTCAAAACCTAAAACTATTGAAAACCATAGATATAGCATCGCAAAAAAACTTCGCATCAGCGGTAAAAACTGTGTGCTGAAATACGCAATAGAACATAAGAGCGAGCTCCAACCCGACTAA
- the typA gene encoding translational GTPase TypA, producing MHQDLRNIAIIAHVDHGKTTLVDQILKQSGTFRENQEVEERVMDSGDLEKERGITISAKNTAVHWGDTKINIVDTPGHADFGGEVERILKMVNGVILLVDAAEGPLPQTKFVLRKSLSLGYKPIVVINKIDRKDARPDAVLDEIFDLFVMLDATNDQLDFPVLYAVARDGIAKLELEDEGESLAPLMDTIVDHVPAPSQPVEEEFKMLVSSIDWNDYVGRIAIGRIEQGTIKLNQEVVLVNGKGDQKMKGRATKLFTFNGLQREPVEEARAGDIVALAGYDSVNIGDTLTAISDPTPLEYIDLDKPTIAMYFRVNNSPFAGLEGDYVTSNQIKDRLEKEVRTNVAMRLEATDSPDVFKVSGRGELQMAILIETMRREGFEFAVSRPEVLMQEMEGVVHEPVEEVVIDVHTDYSNRVIDNLQKRKGIMQGMSQEGENNRIEFRVPSRGLIGFRGEMLTETRGTGIMHQQFDAYEPFAGEIPGRTRGALIALEKGDVTGYALEGIQDRGQFFVEPGDPTYMGMVVGLNNRTDDMVVNVAKKKNLTNHRATQTADSIKISQAKKMSLEECIEFIANDELLEVTPKSLRVRKKFLDHNDRKREEKKKATI from the coding sequence ATGCATCAAGACTTAAGAAATATTGCCATTATCGCTCACGTAGATCATGGGAAAACTACATTAGTTGATCAAATACTAAAGCAGAGCGGAACTTTCAGGGAAAACCAGGAAGTAGAAGAGAGAGTAATGGATTCCGGCGACCTTGAGAAGGAACGTGGTATAACCATCAGTGCAAAAAATACCGCGGTTCATTGGGGTGATACTAAAATCAATATCGTAGATACTCCGGGTCACGCTGATTTTGGTGGAGAAGTAGAGCGGATTCTAAAAATGGTAAATGGAGTAATCCTTTTGGTAGATGCTGCCGAAGGCCCATTACCACAAACCAAGTTTGTGCTTCGTAAATCCCTAAGTCTTGGGTATAAGCCTATCGTCGTGATAAATAAGATAGACAGGAAGGATGCCCGGCCAGATGCTGTGCTGGATGAAATCTTTGACTTGTTTGTAATGCTTGATGCAACCAATGATCAACTCGATTTTCCGGTACTATATGCAGTGGCCAGAGATGGGATTGCAAAACTTGAGCTTGAAGACGAAGGGGAAAGCCTTGCACCATTGATGGATACCATTGTAGATCATGTTCCAGCCCCTTCTCAACCAGTTGAGGAAGAATTCAAAATGCTGGTGAGTAGTATTGACTGGAATGATTATGTAGGTAGAATTGCGATCGGTAGAATAGAACAGGGAACCATAAAGCTTAACCAGGAAGTGGTTTTAGTGAATGGAAAAGGCGATCAAAAGATGAAAGGTCGTGCTACCAAACTATTTACTTTTAACGGACTCCAGAGAGAACCTGTAGAAGAAGCTCGTGCTGGTGACATTGTTGCTCTTGCAGGTTACGATTCAGTGAATATTGGCGATACCTTAACGGCAATATCTGATCCAACACCTCTAGAGTATATTGATCTTGATAAACCAACTATTGCGATGTATTTCCGGGTAAACAATTCTCCTTTCGCAGGATTAGAAGGAGATTATGTTACTTCGAATCAGATCAAGGACCGTTTGGAAAAGGAAGTGCGTACCAACGTAGCGATGAGGTTGGAAGCGACTGATAGTCCTGATGTATTTAAGGTTTCAGGACGTGGGGAATTGCAGATGGCAATTCTTATTGAAACGATGAGACGAGAAGGATTCGAATTTGCAGTATCTCGACCAGAAGTCTTGATGCAGGAAATGGAAGGTGTTGTTCATGAGCCTGTCGAAGAAGTGGTCATTGATGTTCACACAGATTACAGTAACCGTGTGATCGATAACCTTCAAAAGAGAAAAGGGATCATGCAAGGTATGAGCCAGGAAGGAGAGAATAATAGAATTGAGTTTAGAGTTCCGTCGAGGGGATTGATAGGTTTTAGAGGGGAGATGCTAACCGAAACGCGAGGTACAGGAATAATGCACCAGCAGTTTGATGCGTATGAGCCTTTTGCAGGTGAGATACCAGGACGTACCAGAGGGGCACTAATCGCCTTGGAAAAAGGAGATGTAACGGGATACGCGTTAGAAGGTATTCAGGATCGAGGTCAGTTTTTTGTAGAGCCAGGAGATCCAACCTATATGGGAATGGTAGTAGGGTTAAATAACCGTACTGATGATATGGTTGTAAATGTAGCTAAGAAGAAAAACCTGACTAATCATCGTGCTACTCAAACTGCAGACTCAATTAAAATTTCTCAGGCAAAAAAAATGAGCCTCGAAGAATGCATAGAATTTATCGCTAATGACGAGCTACTTGAAGTGACTCCCAAAAGCTTAAGAGTAAGAAAAAAGTTTTTAGATCATAACGATCGTAAACGCGAAGAAAAGAAGAAAGCTACCATATAA
- the fusA gene encoding elongation factor G — protein MSEVKTAMDPKVLDTMRKTRNIGIMAHIDAGKTTVTERILFYTGRSHRIGEVHDGAATMDWMEQEQERGITITSAATHCIWKDHRINIIDTPGHVDFTVEVERSLRVLDGAVFVLCSVGAVQPQSETVWRQATKYMVPCMAFVNKMDRTGADFYNVVSQLDEKLNANPIPIQIPIGREENFKGVVDLITMQGIVWDEASLGAKYDVIDIPEDMVESVNDYRVQMLEAIADHDETLMEKYLMEEEISEEEIIDAIRKATIAKDITPVMCGTALKNKGVQAMLDRVLDFMPSPLDVEAVKGIDPKTEEEVTREADPNGPFSALAFKIMTDPYVGKLTFARVYSGKLDKGSYILNSSTGKKERVGRLLEMHANDKKDVEFAQAGDIVAVVGVKEVYTGDTFCDLDSPVILEQITFPEPVIKLAVEPKTKADSDKLSTGLQKLAEEDPTFKVSTDEETGQTTIAGMGELHLEIIVDRLKREFKVEANVGAPQVSYRETISANVTHRETYKKQTGGRGKFADIQFEIAPMGYFDNYEGKKDRVSQHEGFVFINEIVGGNIPREFIPSVEKGFLAALENGIQANYGVQNIGVRLFDGSYHDVDSDQLSFELAAKSGFRESAKKAKPVMLEPVMKVEVTTPEEYMGDVIGDLNSRRGIIQSMNSDPNGSVVKANVPLSEMFGYSTDLRSLTQGRAVYSMEFEEYTQVPDKIAQEIIESQA, from the coding sequence ATGTCTGAAGTTAAAACTGCAATGGATCCTAAAGTTCTCGACACAATGCGCAAAACGCGTAACATCGGGATTATGGCGCACATTGATGCCGGTAAAACCACTGTTACCGAGCGTATCCTTTTCTATACTGGTAGAAGTCATAGAATTGGTGAAGTGCATGATGGCGCTGCTACTATGGACTGGATGGAGCAGGAGCAGGAGCGTGGTATTACTATCACTTCTGCAGCTACTCACTGTATTTGGAAAGATCACCGCATCAATATTATTGATACTCCTGGTCACGTGGACTTTACCGTAGAGGTAGAGCGTTCTCTTCGTGTATTAGACGGTGCAGTATTTGTACTTTGCTCTGTAGGTGCTGTTCAGCCTCAGTCTGAAACTGTATGGAGACAGGCTACCAAGTACATGGTTCCTTGTATGGCTTTCGTGAACAAGATGGATCGTACTGGAGCTGACTTCTATAATGTAGTATCTCAGCTTGATGAAAAATTGAATGCAAATCCTATTCCTATCCAAATTCCAATCGGAAGAGAGGAGAACTTTAAAGGAGTAGTTGATTTGATCACCATGCAAGGTATTGTTTGGGATGAAGCTTCTCTTGGAGCAAAATATGATGTAATTGACATCCCAGAAGATATGGTTGAAAGCGTGAACGACTACCGTGTTCAAATGCTTGAAGCTATTGCTGACCATGATGAGACCCTGATGGAAAAATACCTCATGGAAGAGGAGATTTCTGAAGAAGAAATTATTGATGCGATCAGAAAGGCAACTATTGCAAAAGACATTACTCCAGTAATGTGTGGTACTGCTCTTAAGAACAAAGGTGTTCAGGCAATGCTTGATCGCGTTCTTGATTTCATGCCTTCTCCACTTGATGTTGAAGCTGTTAAGGGTATCGATCCAAAAACCGAAGAAGAAGTTACAAGAGAGGCTGACCCAAATGGTCCTTTCTCTGCATTAGCTTTCAAGATCATGACGGATCCTTATGTAGGTAAGTTAACATTTGCTCGAGTGTACTCTGGTAAACTTGACAAAGGATCTTACATCTTAAACTCTTCTACTGGTAAGAAAGAGCGTGTTGGTCGTCTACTTGAGATGCATGCCAATGACAAGAAAGATGTAGAATTTGCCCAGGCAGGTGATATTGTAGCTGTCGTAGGTGTTAAAGAAGTGTACACTGGTGATACGTTCTGTGATCTGGACAGTCCAGTTATCCTTGAGCAAATCACTTTCCCAGAGCCGGTAATTAAGCTTGCTGTTGAGCCTAAGACAAAAGCTGACAGCGACAAGCTTTCAACTGGTCTTCAAAAACTAGCTGAAGAAGATCCGACATTTAAAGTTTCTACTGATGAAGAAACTGGTCAGACTACAATTGCTGGTATGGGTGAGCTTCACCTTGAGATCATTGTTGATCGATTGAAAAGAGAATTTAAAGTAGAAGCTAACGTAGGTGCTCCTCAGGTATCTTACCGTGAAACCATTTCTGCTAATGTTACTCATCGTGAGACTTACAAGAAGCAAACTGGTGGCCGTGGTAAGTTCGCTGATATCCAGTTTGAGATTGCTCCTATGGGGTACTTCGATAATTACGAAGGTAAGAAGGATCGTGTGAGTCAGCACGAAGGCTTCGTATTCATTAATGAAATTGTAGGTGGTAATATTCCTCGTGAATTTATCCCATCTGTTGAAAAAGGATTCCTTGCGGCTTTGGAAAATGGTATCCAGGCCAACTATGGAGTTCAAAATATTGGTGTAAGACTATTTGATGGTTCTTACCACGATGTTGACTCTGACCAGTTAAGCTTCGAATTAGCAGCAAAGTCTGGTTTCCGTGAGTCAGCAAAAAAAGCCAAGCCGGTAATGCTTGAGCCTGTAATGAAGGTAGAAGTAACCACTCCGGAAGAGTACATGGGTGATGTTATTGGTGACTTGAACAGTCGTCGTGGAATTATCCAGAGCATGAACTCTGATCCTAATGGCTCAGTAGTAAAAGCAAATGTTCCTCTTTCTGAGATGTTCGGATACTCTACTGACCTTCGATCTTTGACTCAAGGGCGTGCAGTATACTCTATGGAATTTGAAGAGTACACGCAGGTACCTGATAAGATTGCTCAGGAAATTATTGAAAGCCAGGCATAA